A window from Cryptomeria japonica chromosome 1, Sugi_1.0, whole genome shotgun sequence encodes these proteins:
- the LOC131049728 gene encoding beta-mannosyltransferase 2, with product MSKKNDLGRRKRLHEFELRKEKEEKEKKERKLKARQEKMKVDGKEEKKKLKRKRGFKVGKNKKVQTKLSALTKAKAAQAMEIDG from the exons ATGTCAAAGAAAAATGATCTTGGACGACGTAAACGGCTTCACGAATTCGAGCTTAGAA aggagaaagaggagaaggaaaagaaagagcgaAAGCTAAAAGCAAGGCAGGAGAAGATGAAG GTTGATGgtaaggaggagaagaaaaagttgaagaggaagAGAGGGTTTAAGGTTGGGAAAAATAAAAAGGTGCAGACCAAATTATCTGCTTTGACCAAGGCGAAGGCTGCCCAAGCAATGGAAATAGATGGCTAA